In the genome of Siniperca chuatsi isolate FFG_IHB_CAS linkage group LG17, ASM2008510v1, whole genome shotgun sequence, one region contains:
- the brd2a gene encoding LOW QUALITY PROTEIN: bromodomain-containing protein 2a (The sequence of the model RefSeq protein was modified relative to this genomic sequence to represent the inferred CDS: inserted 2 bases in 1 codon) codes for MDMAVNPLLDSSHVGVEVGIMGVTTMDQGSGTAGKRIRKPSLLYEGFESPGMPPLNQMAYSGPPQPPVKDPSRQGRMTNQLQFLQKVLLKSLWRHHFAWPFHEPVDATKLNLPDYHKIIKTPMDMGTIRKRLENNYYRSASECMQDFNTMFTNCYIYNKPTDDIVLMAQSLEKAFLQKVAQMPQEEVELPPPLPRSKPGKPSRKGRGNAVSGGVTTAHQVPAVSQSAYSPPTPETPDSILSXPPQTLLTKNLPPSLSTEQSIPTITGLPPTQPTTKKKGVKRKADTTTPTTVAMPIMSTMGVSGISLGMGGGHDSPLTLTSLGVDHNSSLGMNQGLSLSQGMGMGMGMGMGCGTVMMGTKSAGGGRRGVSGRPIKPPKKDLPDSMLPPPVRRSKLSPQLRYCNGVLKELLSKKHAAYAWPFYKPVDASSLGLHDYHDIIKQPMDLSTIKRKMDSREYRDSQQFSADVRLMFSNCYKYNPPDHDVVAMARKLQDVFEFCFAKMPDEPPAPPSSSSSSSSSSSSSESELSSESEESESSPSSDSEEERANRLAELQEQLKAVHEQLTALSQGPIVKPKKKKEKKDKKKKKKVEKEKHRKIEEELPPIKPAKAPKITKTPKPKSNRGTACPVMPIKKAPSKKNNKSKSKKGGMTFSMPPPVHDPIVSHFDSDEEEETAPMSYDEKRQLSLDINKLPGEKLGRVVYIIQSREPSLRDTNPEEIEIDFETLKPSTLRELERYVMTCLRKKPRKPYASKNNIAGKSREELALEKQMELERRLIDVSGQLNSGKKPPKTKPEKPATEPHTQPSRLSASSSSSDSSSSSSSSSSSDTSDSDSG; via the exons ATGGATATGGCTGTTAACCCGCTCCTTGACAG CTCCCATGTCGGGGTTGAGGTTGGCATAATGGGAGTCACAACGATGGACCAGGGTTCTGGcacagctggaaaacgcatccGAAAACCTTCACTGCTCTACGAGGGCTTTGAGAGTCCTGGGATGCCCCCCCTCAATCAGATGGCCTATTCGGGACCCCCGCAGCCCCCGGTGAAAGACCCTAGCCGACAGGGGAGGATGACCAACCAACTTCAGTTCCTACAGAAAGTCCTGCTCAAGTCTCTGTGGAGGCACCACTTTGCCTGGCCCTTCCATGAACCTGTAGACGCAACCAAGCTCAACCTACCT gACTATCATAAGATCATCAAAACTCCAATGGATATGGGCACTATTAGGAAGAGACTAGAAAATAACTACTACCGCAGTGCCAGTGAGTGCATGCAGGACTTCAACACCATGTTCACCAATTGCTACATTTATAACAAG CCTACAGATGACATAGTATTGATGGCCCAGtctctggagaaggcattcctGCAGAAAGTGGCTCAGATGCCCCAGGAGGAGGTAGAGCTGCCTCCTCCCCTTCCCCGGAGCAAACCAGGCAAACCTAGCAGAAAGGGCAGAGGTAATGCAG TCTCTGGAGGAGTGACAACAGCTCATCAGGTCCCAGCTGTCTCCCAGTCAGCGTACTCACCACCCACCCCGGAAACACCTGACTCCATCCTCTC ACCCCCACAGACACTTTTGACCAAGAACCTGCCCCCTTCCCTTTCAACTGAACAAAGTATACCTACCATTACGGGTCTGCCTCCCACACAGCCCACCACTAAG AAAAAAGGTGTGAAGAGGAAAGCAGACACAACCACCCCAACCACTGTAGCCATGCCCATCATGAGCACCATGGGCGTCAGCGGCATCAGCCTGGGGATGGGCGGTGGGCATGACTCCCCGCTCACCCTCACTTCTCTGGGGGTGGACCACAACTCCAGCCTGGGGATGAACCAAGGCCTCAGCCTCAGCCAGGGCATGGGGATGGGTATGGGCATGGGTATGGGCTGTGGAACAGTGATGATGGGTACCAAATCTGCAGGGGGGGGCAGGAGAGGAGTGAGTGGACGACCTATCAAGCCGCCCAAGAAGGATTTACCAGATTCCATGCTACCACCGCCGGTGCGCCGCAGCAAGCTGAGCCCCCAGCTGCGCTACTGCAATGGGGTCCTGAAGGAGCTGCTGTCAAAGAAGCACGCGGCGTACGCCTGGCCGTTCTACAAGCCTGTCGATGCCTCGTCACTCGGTCTTCATGACTACCATGACATCATTAAGCAGCCCATGGACCTCAGCACCATCAAG CGGAAGATGGACAGCAGAGAGTATCGTGACTCCCAGCAGTTCTCTGCTGATGTTAGACTGATGTTCTCCAACTGTTACAAGTACAACCCCCCTGATCATGATGTGGTGGCCATggccagaaaactgcag GATGTCTTTGAGTTCTGCTTTGCTAAGATGCCAGACGAGCCTCCAGCACCCCCTagctcctcatcttcctcctcctcctcttcgtcgtCATCTGAGAGTGAGCTCAGCAGTGAAAGTGAGGAGAGCGAGAGCAGCCCCAGCTCTgactctgaggaggagagggcaAACCGGCTGGCAGAGCTGCAGGAACAG CTAAAAGCCGTACACGAGCAGCTCACGGCACTCTCCCAGGGCCCCATCGTCAAAcccaagaaaaagaaagagaagaaggacaagaaaaagaagaaaaaggtaGAAAAAGAGAAGCATCGGAAGATAGAGGAAGAGCTGCCACCTATTAAACCGGCCAAGGCCCCCAAGATCACCAAAACTCCAAAACCCAAGAGCAACCGAGGAACGGCCTGTCCTGTAATGCCGATTAAGAAGGCACCgagcaagaaaaacaacaagagcAA ATCCAAAAAGGGCGGCATGACGTTTAGCATGCCTCCGCCGGTCCACGATCCCATAGTGAGTCATTTTGACtcggatgaagaggaggagacggCACCCATGTCATATGACGAGAAGCGTCAACTCAGCCTGGACATTAACAAGCTGCCCGGTGAGAAGCTGGGCCGTGTTGTTTACATCATCCAGTCCCGCGAGCCCTCCCTCAGAGACACCAACCCAGAGGAGATCGAGATAGACTTTGAGACATTGAAGCCATCAACACTGCGGGAGCTGGAGAGATATGTCATGACGTGCCTGAGGAAGAAACCTCGAAAGCCATATG CaagtaaaaacaacattgcTGGCAAGTCCCGGGAAGAGCTCGCTCTGGAGAAACAAATGGAGCTGGAGAGAAGGCTGATTGACGTCAGTGGTCAGCTCAACTCTGGAAAGAAGCCTCCTAAGACCAAAC CAGAGAAACCTGCAACAGAGCCGCACACGCAGCCGTCGCGTCTCAGTGCTAGCAGCTCCTCCTCAGACTCCTCTTCgtcatcctcttcatcatcatcctcagaCACAAGCGACTCAGACTCCGgctga